From the Solanum lycopersicum chromosome 10, SLM_r2.1 genome, one window contains:
- the LOC138338732 gene encoding uncharacterized protein — translation MACRLRYFTRMNPPRYFGSKVNEDPQDFLDEVNKILFSMVVSNTEKVELVAYQFKDVAQTWCEFLLKFVSFLGHIISDDGVEVDPKKTDAFEWSEACEKGFQELKYKLTSAAVLTLSKGNSKFMRNYPTHDLELAARKCLELLKDYEMSVLYHPGKASVLADGFSQMTMCSVSHVEDQKKELVKHVHMSSHLGVQLEDSPNGDFMAHHNSDSSLVVEVKSKQHLDPLLMDLKESTDCQGERAIHTLEDMLRFCVIGFKGIWDDHLPLIELSYNNSYHSSMSMAPFEALYGRRCRSPVGCFEVAYELKLPSELASIHPVFHVSMLKRCIGDPVCILPIEGLRADKNLSYEEVSVEILYRQVRKLRDKEVASVKVLWRNHLAEGATWKAEADMKSRYHHLFTL, via the exons ATGGCTTGCCGTTTGAGATActttacgaggatgaatcctcccagGTACTTTGGATCAAAAGTtaatgaagacccccaagattTCCTTGATGAGGTCAACAAGATCTTGTTTTCTATGGTTGTGAGTAATACTGAGAAGGTTGAGCTTGTTGCATATCAATTTAAGGACGTAGCTCAGACATG gtgtgaatttttgttaaagtttgtttcttttcttgGCCATATTATCTCTGATGAtggtgtagaggttgatccgAAGAAGACGGATGCG tttgagtggtcggaagcttgtgagaaaggttttcaagagttgaaaTATAAGCTTACCTCTGCTGCAGTGTTGACCTTATCGAAAG gaaactcaaagttcatgaggaattacccaactcatgatcttgagttagccgCT AGAAAATGTTTAgaattgttgaaggattatgaaatgagtgtcctttaccacccTGGCAAGGCCAGTGTGCTTGCGGATGGTTTTAGTCAAATGACTATgtgtagtgtgtctcatgtggaaGATCAGAAGAAAGAACTTGTGAAACATGTTCATATGTCGTCTCACTTAGGTGTGCAgttagaagattctccaaatggtgatTTCATGGCCCATCATAACTCCGACTCATCATTAGTGGTGGAGGTGAAatctaagcaacaccttgatcctctattgatggattTGAAGGAATCA ACAGATTGTCAAGGGGAGCGTGCCATTCATACCCTTGAAGACATGTTAAGATTCTGTGTCATTGGTTTCAAGGGAATTTGGGATGATCACTTACCTTTGATTGAGTTatcttacaacaatagctatcattcgAGCATGTCCATGGCACCttttgaagctctttatggtagaaggtgtagATCTCCGGTTGGCTGTTTTGAG gttgcctatgagttgaaactacctagtgaactagcttccattcatccagtgtttcatgtttctatgctcaAGAGATGCATAGGCGACCCAGTATGCATTCTGCCTATAGAAGGTTTAAGAGCGGATAAGAACCTATCATATGAAGAGGTTTCGGTTGAGATCTTATATCGCCAAGTCAGGAAGTTGAGAGACAAGGAGGTTGCTTCTGTAAAAgttctatggaggaaccatctagctgagggtgcaacatggaaGGCTgaagccgacatgaagtcccgctaCCATCATCTCTTTACTCTTTAA